GCGCTTGTAGGTCGCGAAGCGTCGCGCAAAGCCTATGACAAGGGGTGCCTTGGCGTCGGGCTCCAGTTGCCGCGTGAGCCGCCGGATCACGCCCTCGCCTGCCCCGTTGCGCCGATATTGGCGGGCGACGCGCCGGTGTACGGTCTCCAGCATCGTGCCCTTCAGGGACTGGTGGACGCTCCAGTAGCTGTGGTCGGGAATGGTGTCGATGCGTGTCCAGTAGTCGGCCTCGGTGAGCTTGTTGCGCCACTCGCTGCCAAAGCGCACGTCGAACAGGCTGCTCCATTCGTGGGCAAGGAAGGTCGCCACATGCACGCCGTTGGTCACATGCCCGACGGGGTTTTCCATCCACGGGATCTGCGGCCAGATGTAGGCCTCCATGCGCGAGGCGACCCCGCCGTGGATGCGGCTTACGCCATTGTGCAGGCGCGATCCGCGCAGGGCGAAGGCGGTCATGTTGAATCCGCCCTGACTTATGGGGCTCGACCCCAAAGACTTCAGTTCATCCAGGGTGATCCCAAGATCGGCGACATAGGGTTCGAGATAGCGCCCGAACAGTTCCTGGTCGAAGATGTCATGGCCGGCGGGCACGGGCGTATGGGTGGTGAACACCGTGCCGGCCGCCACCACCTCCAGCGCGCTATCGAAATCCCGGCCTTGGGCGGTGAGCTCGCGGATACGCTCCACGATCTGTAAGGCGGGGTGGCCTTCATTGATATGCCAGACGGTGGGCGCAAGGCCCAGCGCGCGCAGCGCGCGCACGCCGCCTATGCCCAGGACGATCTCCTGGCGCAAGCGGGTGTCGCGGTCGCCGCCATAGAGCTGGCAGGTGATGCCGCGGTCGGCGTTGGTGTTCTCCGGGACATCGCTGTCGAGCAGATAAAGACAGATGCGTCCGGCCGCCACGCGCCACACCTTGAGCGCCACGGTGCGCCCGGGAAGGGTGACCGACACCCGCAGCTCATGCCCCTCACTGTCGCACACCGGGGTCACCGGGAGATCGGCGAGCAAGGCTGGCGCGGTGCCGACGATCTGGTTGCCCTGCGCGTCTATGGTCTGGGTGAAGTACCCCTGCCGGTAGAGGAGGCCCACGGCCACGAACGGGAGGCCCAGGTCGCTTGCCGCCTTGCAGTGGTCGCCGGCCAGTATGCCAAGGCCGCCGGAGTAGATCTGCAGGCTCTCATGGAGACCGAATTCGGCGCAAAAGTAGGCGACAAGATCGGTCTGCGGGTCGATGTCCGTACGTTTGGAGGACAGGCGCACGGCGTGGTAGGTGTCGTGCATGGACAGGGCGCGCTGATACTCCTCCAGAAATAGCGGATCCGCCGCGGCCTCGTCGAGCCGCGATTGCGCGACACGGCGCAGCATGAGTTTGGGGTTGCGCCCGCACTGTTCCCAGAGCCTCGGGTCGAGGCGCACGAACAGCGCGCGGATGGATCGGTTCCAGCTGTAGAGAAGGTCGGATGCGAGCTCCGTGAGGCGCGTCAATCTTTGCGGAATGAGCGGCTGGACTTCCAGGGGATAACGGGTACCGGGCACGTGATGACCTTTTGTGTGATCGTTGGGGTAGTGAACCTGATTCGTTCAGACTGGCCTGCAGGTATTATGCCACAGGCGGCGCATCGCCCTTAACCGCGTGGCTCGACAAGAAGCTTACGCGCTTCAGCGGGTGCGGAACATCGCACTCGTATCATATCAACCG
The DNA window shown above is from Acidiferrobacter sp. SPIII_3 and carries:
- the glgP gene encoding alpha-glucan family phosphorylase; amino-acid sequence: MPGTRYPLEVQPLIPQRLTRLTELASDLLYSWNRSIRALFVRLDPRLWEQCGRNPKLMLRRVAQSRLDEAAADPLFLEEYQRALSMHDTYHAVRLSSKRTDIDPQTDLVAYFCAEFGLHESLQIYSGGLGILAGDHCKAASDLGLPFVAVGLLYRQGYFTQTIDAQGNQIVGTAPALLADLPVTPVCDSEGHELRVSVTLPGRTVALKVWRVAAGRICLYLLDSDVPENTNADRGITCQLYGGDRDTRLRQEIVLGIGGVRALRALGLAPTVWHINEGHPALQIVERIRELTAQGRDFDSALEVVAAGTVFTTHTPVPAGHDIFDQELFGRYLEPYVADLGITLDELKSLGSSPISQGGFNMTAFALRGSRLHNGVSRIHGGVASRMEAYIWPQIPWMENPVGHVTNGVHVATFLAHEWSSLFDVRFGSEWRNKLTEADYWTRIDTIPDHSYWSVHQSLKGTMLETVHRRVARQYRRNGAGEGVIRRLTRQLEPDAKAPLVIGFARRFATYKRAGLLFEDPKRLARLLNDPDRPVLLLFAGKAHPHDHPGQNLIRLIHEFSRSPEFEGKVILIEGYDLALARRLVTGVDVWLNTPEYPLEASGTSGQKAAINGVVNLSVLDGWWGEGYAGDNGWGICPHKGPIDNDQRTREESAEVLDILEQQVVPLYFNAAEHGYSRSWIAMSKAAMRRAMPVFNAERMVLEYARDYYRKAADHARRLAADEAAGGRALARWKRQATTAWPGVRLERGQDIPEAIKVGEPLHLTVLVHGNGLRPDDLVVECLFESSDDLGEALLRDQALFVADGIDGEGRLVFRLDHEPRTSGFQTLRIRAYPYHTLLTHRFELGCMVWL